The following are from one region of the Coffea eugenioides isolate CCC68of chromosome 2, Ceug_1.0, whole genome shotgun sequence genome:
- the LOC113759751 gene encoding uncharacterized protein LOC113759751, whose translation MEVKSILKKMVRPDRKDWSLKLEDALWAYRTAYKTPIEMFPYRLVFGKPCHLPVKFEHKAFWVVKRCNMDLVDAGGYRKLQLQELEELRNEAYENAAIYKEKSKVFHDQQVSRRSFVVGFKTGKKFVVNGHRLKPYYEGFNSEHVENISLDDPSCEFYSSIISVFVVLNRRLGFPSRAHAIQGYAWSTVQSGDYRFQGMPTP comes from the exons ATGGAGGTCAAGTCAATCCTGAAGAAAATGGTGCGGCCTGATAGAAAGgattggagtttgaagttggaagATGCTCTGTGGGCTTACCGCACCGCGTATAAAACCCCGATTGAAATGTTCCCATATAGATTGGTTTTTGGGAAGCCATGCCACCTCCCAGTGAAATTTGAACATAAGGCATTTTGGGTAGTTAAGCGGTGTAATATGGACCTTGTGGATGCCGGAGGGTATAGAAAACTCCAGTTACAAGAGCTAGAAGAACTACGGAATGAAGCCTATGAGAACGCAGCAATTTATAAAGAGAAGAGCAAAGTCTTTCACGACCAACAAGTCTCAAGGAGGTCATTTGTAGTAGG TTTCAAGACAGGGAAAAAGTTCGTTGTAAACGGTCACCGTCTAAAACCTTACTATGAAGGGTTTAATAGTGAGCATGTGGAGAACATATCTCTTGATGATCCGAGTTGTGAA TTCTATTCTTCTATTATAAGTGTTTTTGTGGTGCTTAACAGAAGACTGGGGTTTCCAAGTCGTGCCCACGCCATACAAGGGTACGCTTGGAGCACTGTGCAAAGTGGGGACTATCGGTTCCAAGGCATGCCCACGCCTTGA
- the LOC113759750 gene encoding uncharacterized protein LOC113759750 has translation MVGGVPAPRRQYNPYSNTYNSGWRDHPNFNYGNRPQNSFSNRPPGFQQPWQPKPQPSPSNSGGSLEDIVKSLATSTTQLQQETRFLVTSTAQFQQETKLGIKNLETQISHMATAINRLESQVLEKLPSQPEANPKNMSAMTLRSGKEVEGLAKTKKAEKEKEVLDVFRKIEINIPLLEAIKQVPKYAKFLKDLYTDKRKLRGDERVAVGENVLAILQRKLSPKCGDPDIFTIPCKIGNTPIRKAMLDLGASINVMPKIIYASLNLGPLKETAIIIQLTDRTNAYPEELVVDVLIQVNELVFPIDFYILDMGDEKSLNLLPILLGRPFLSTARTKIDVNKGTLSMEFDGKMVNFNIFEAMKYPEESNSVFALSVIEPIVQEIFELDGKDALEVALTKPLELGVALNMDMRDELHRAVEALHSLPTVSPRYELTSLFVPKIQTKLLLSVVQAPELEFKFLPKHLKYAFLGDRKTLL, from the exons ATGGTcggaggcgtgcccgcgcctCGTAGGCAGTACAATCCATACTCCAACACGTACAATTCGGGCTGGAGAGATCACCCCAACTTCAACTATGGGAATAGGCCACAGAATTCATTCTCAAATCGTCCACCGGGATTTCAGCAACCATGGCAACCCAAGCCTCAACCTTCGCCCTCCAATTCAGGAGGCTCTTTGGAGGATATTGTCAAGAGTCTAGCCACGAGTACTACTCAACTCCAGCAAGAAACTAGGTTCTTGGTCACAAGCACTGCTCAGTTCCAACAGGAAACTAAATTGGGCATaaaaaatctggaaactcaAATAAGCCACATGGCAACTGCAATTAATCGCTTAGAGTCTCAAGTTTTAGAAAAATTACCATCACAACCCGAGGCGAATCCGAAGAACATGAGTGCCATGACactgaggagtggcaaggaagttGAGGG GTTGGCAAAGACAAAGAAGGcggagaaggaaaaagaggtcCTGGACGTATTCCGAAAAATAGAGATTAACATCCCCTTATTGGAGGCAATTAAGCAGGTACCAAAGTACGCAAAATTTCTCAAGGATTTATACACCGATAAGAGGAAGTTGAGAGGGGACGAAAGAGTAGCGGTGGGAGAAAACGTATTGGCTATACTCCAAAGAAAGCTCTCACCCAAGTGTGGAGATCCAGATATATTCACGATCCCATGTAAAATAGGAAACACACCGATTAGGAAAGCAATGTTGGATTTAGGGGCGTCAATCAACGTGATGCCAAAAATCATTTATGCTTCTCTAAATCTTGGGCCATTAAAAGAAACGGCCATCATAATCCAACTAACTGACCGCACCAATGCTTATCCAGAGGAGCTAGTTGTGGATGTCTTGATTCAGGTAAATGAGTTAGTTTTTCCAATAGATTTTTATATCCTGGATATGGGAGATGAAAAGTCGTTAAATCTGTTACCTATTTTGTTAGGTAGACCGTTTCTTAGCACTGCTAGGACTAAAATAGATGTGAATAAGGGTACTTTATCAATGGAATTTGATGGCAAAATGGTAAATTTCAATATTTTCGAGGCGATGAAGTATCCAGAAGAATCTAACTCAGTCTTTGCTTTGAGTGTTATTGAACCCATTGTACAGGAAATTTTTGAATTGGATGGTAAAGATGCATTGGAAGTGGCCTTGACCAAGCCTCTTGAATTGGGTGTAGCTCTTAATATGGACATGAGGGATGAGTTGCATCGTGCAGTAGAAGCATTACACTCGCTTCCAACCGTTTCTCCAAGGTATGAGCTTACTTCTCTTTTTGTGCCGAAAATTCAGACAAAGTTGCTTCTTTCAGTCGTGCAGGCACCGGAGTTAGAGTTTAAGTTTCTCCCGAAGCATCTAAAGTACGCATTCCTGGGAGACCGGAAGACGCTtctatga